Below is a window of Diaminobutyricibacter sp. McL0608 DNA.
CCTCGCCGTGCGACTCATCGGCCTCGGCGGTCGCCACATCGATGAGGCGACGCCTGCGGTGGACGTACGACTGGCAGGTGGAGTCAGGGTGCACGCCGTGCTTCCGCCGATCTCCACATCGGGCACCCTGCTGTCCATCCGAATACCTCGGCGCGAGCGGTTCACCCTCGACGACCTGGTCTCCGCGGGTTCCGCGACGTCGTCCCAGGCGGCGATCCTGCGGAGCGCGGTCGCGCAGCGCCTGAATCTCCTTGTCACGGGCGCGGCCGGAGCGGGAAAGACGACACTACTCGCGGCCATGCTCGCCGAAGCATCGCCGGACGAGCGGATCGTCGTCATCGAAGACGTCGCCGAACTCAGGATCCATCACCCGCACGTCGTCGGAGTTCAGTCCAGGCAGTCGAACCTCGAGGGCGCCGGTAGCGTCGGACTCCAGCAACTGGTTCGGGAGGCTCTGCGGATGCGCCCGGATCGATTGGTTCTGGGCGAATGCCGCGGTGCCGAAGTGCAGGAACTCCTGAGCGCGCTGAACACCGGCCATGACGGAGGCGCTGGAACGCTTCATGCCAACTCCCTCAGCGACGTGCCGGCACGGCTCGAAGCGCTCGGGGCTCTCGCCGGAATGTCGGATCGTTCCATCGCGCGCCAGGCCGTGAGCGCGATCGGCCTCGTCATCCACGTCGCGCGGATCGACGGCATGCGCCGCATCGCCGGCTTCGGGAGGTTCCGGGCGGATGGCCGGTCGCGCCTCGCACTCGATGAACTCAGGATGCCCGATGCGAACTGACAGGGCGCAGCGCCGACCTGAGATCGACCGTCTCGCCACGCTCGCCGAGACACTGGCGACGCTGCTGGAGGCCGGGATCGGCCCAGCGCCCGCGTGGTCGTATCTGGCTGAGTCGACCGACGATCCGTTTGCGGCATCGGTCGGCCGCGGGATCACAAGCGGGGACACTGTCGTCTGCGCCATCATGAGTGGCCGGGACGACCCGCCGCCTCGTGTGCGTGAAGCCAGGGCCGCGCTCGCGGCGGTGTGGTGGGTGGCCACAGAGTCCGGATCACCGCTTGCCGATTGCCTTCGGGCTTGCGGGGAGTCCTTTCACAGACAGGGGGATACGGAGCGTGACATCGCCGTTGCGCTCGCGGGACCGGTGCTGACGGCCCGAATGGTGTCCTTCCTTCCCCTGGTCGGACTCCTCTTCGGGATGGCGCTGGGCTTCGACACCCTGGGCACGCTCACCGGAAATCCGGTCGGATGGGCGCTTCTTTCGGGCGGCGCTCTGCTCATGGGACTCGGCGCGGCCTGGAATCGGCGGCTCTCCCACCGGGCGACCCCGTCCGGCTCCGCGCCGGCGATCGAGCTCGAGCTCCTCGCAATGGCGCTTGCGGGAGGCGCGGCCATATCGGTTGCCCGTGAGGTCGTCGCGGATGCGTGTCGTCGTTTCCTGTCCGGGGGCCGTGACAGCGTGCCCGCCATCGAACGGGTGCTCGAGCTGTCCGCCCGCGCAGGGATTCCGGCGGGGGCGCTCCTTCGAAGCGAAGCAGACCGCGGGCGACGCGAGTCGCGCAGCGCCGGGCAGGCCGCGGCGGCATCGCTGGCAGTCCGGTTGATGCTGCCCCTCGGCCTCTGCGTGCTGCCGGCCTTCATGCTCCTCGGCGTCGCTCCGCTGCTGCTCGCCATTGTTTCCTCCACATTCGAGTCGTTGTGACTCCTGTCCACAGAAGTCGGCGGTTCCGCGCGAGGAGATCGTGGGCCGCGAAAGATGGATGCACAGGGGCGCTTCGCTTCGCAAACCAACTGGAAGGTAACCGAGATGACACACAAGGCATGGTCACGCGCAGTGGCAGCACTCTCAGACGAGCGGGGATCGGCGACAGCCGAGTACGCCGTCGCAACGATGGCCGCTGTGGGGTTCGCCGGGCTCCTTGTGGTCATACTCCGCGGAGACGAGGTCAGGCAGGTACTGACCGATCTCGTGAGGCGAGCTCTCTCCATCGATGTGTGACGCAGTTGAATCCACCTCCGAGCGAGGCAGCGTCACCGCGGAGTTCGCGGTCGTCGCTCCGGCGATCGTCCTCGTCCTCGCGCTCTGCCTGGGTGCGCTTCAAGCGGTGACCCAGCAGCTCCGGATCACGGATGCGGCTGCCGACGCCGCACGGGCGCTGGGGCGTGGCGACGCCGTCGAAACGGTCACCGCTCGCGCTCGCACGGCGATCGGTGCGGTGACGCTCTCCGTAGCGAGCGAGGGAGACTTCATCTGCGCCCGCCTTCGATCGCCCGGCCCTGCCGGTCCGTTCGGGGCACTCGGGCTCACTCTGGTCGGACGGTCGTGCGCGGTCGCGGGCGGTCTCTGAGATGAAGGTGTTCGAGACGCACGGGCGCGTGGCTACTGGCTCCGAGCCAGGGCGTGCGGCATTCAGCGAACGCGGATCGGTCTCGATCATCTCGATCGCGATGATCGGCGGGATTCTCGCGCTGACCGGATGCATCGCCGGAATCTCGGCGGCCTTCGTCGTCAAACAGCGCGTCGTCGGGGCCGCGGACGCTGCGGCTGTCGCTGCCGCCGATGTCGTGTCCGGGGCGATGCCGGGCTATCCGTGTGCGCGGGCAGACGATGCGGCGAGTATCAATGGAGGCACCCTGGTCGACTGCGCGATCAACGGCCCCTTGGTGACTGTGCTTGTGAAGGCACAGGTTCTCACCTTCGAGGTTCGAGTGCGCGCTCGGGCGGGGCCACCACGCACGCTGGAGCCTCTCTCAGTCGAAGACGGCCTCGAGGTAGCGGTATTCGACGGCGCTCGGCCGGCTGTCGAGGGCGTCGTCGGAAGCGAACTCCACGCCGCCACCCCGTGTATAGAGGTAACGCTTGCCGCCCGACTCAGCCTTGATCTCGATTCTCGGGCGCGGGTCACCCGACTCCAGGAACTCGGCAGTGATGGTTTTGCCTTCCAGCGGACCATCGGTCAGTTTCGCGGTATACGTCCCCATCGATGTTGTACCCATGAAGGCCATTTTCCTCGGCCACAGCGCCACCGCAAGGTCTGCGCTGAAGGCGAACGAGCCCGGAACGATTAGGTGTAAAAGCAGTAGAGGTGTGTATGGTGTGCCTTGATGGGCGGCGCTGCTCACGATCACAGCTGGGGGAGAGCGCCGGGGGAGCGCATCTACTCCGGGCCCAGCTGTTTCTCCACAGGATGCGTATATAAGAGGAGTCAGGTGCCAGACACGAAGAAGCTGGTCATCGTCGAGTCACCGACGAAGGTGAAGTCGATCGCCCAGTACTTGGGAGCGGGATACGAGGTCATGGCCTCGGTTGGTCACATCCGCGACCTGATCGAGCCCAAGAACCTTCCGCCGGAGCTCAAGAAGGGCTCGCTCGGCAAGTTCTCCGTCGACGTCGAGAACGACTTCGAACCGTACTATGTCGTCTCCGACCAGAAGAAGAAGACGGTCGCCGACCTGAAGCGCGCCCTCAAAGACGCCGACGAACTCCTGCTCGCAACTGATGAGGACCGCGAAGGCGAAGCCATCGCGTGGCACCTGATCGAAGTCCTGAAGCCCAAAGTGCCTGTGCGTCGCATGGTCTTCCACGAGATCACCCGCGAAGCGATCGAGCGTGCACGGGACAACACCCGCGAGATCGACGCTGCGCTCGTCGATGCCCAGGAGACGCGACGCATCCTCGACCGCCTGTACGGGTACGAGGTGTCGCCGGTTCTCTGGCGCAAAGTAGGTCCCGGCCTTTCGGCGGGCCGCGTGCAGTCCGCCGCCACCCGTCTCGTAGTCGACCGTGAGCGGGAACGCCTCGCGTTCGTCGCCGCCGGCTACTGGGACCTCACGGCGCAGCTGGCACCGACTTCGGAGGGTGACAGAGCTGCCAGTTCATTCGAAGGACGCCTGGTCAGGCTCTCCGGCGAACGAATCGCCACAGGACGAGACTTCGACGACCGCGGCCAGCTGAAGAGCAGCGCCCGAACCCTCGACGAATCGGCCGCCTCCGCGCTGGCCGAGGCGATCGCTCTGCCGAGCACCGTCGTCGCAGTCAGCAAGGTCGAGTCCAAGCCGTATTCGCGCCGTCCCGCGGCCCCGTTCACGACCTCGACGCTCCAGCAGGAGGCCGCACGAAAGCTGCGGTTCTCTGCGCGCCAGACGATGAGCGTCGCCCAGTCGCTCTACGAGAACGGCTACATCACCTATATGCGCACCGACTCGCCGTCGCTCTCGAAGCAGGCGACCGACGCGGCGCGTAAACAGGCTGCAGACCTCTACGGTGCCGAGACCGTACCCGACAAGCCACGGACCTACGCGGGAAAGAACAAGAGCGCGCAGGAGGCCCACGAGGCGATCCGTCCCTCAGGCGAGACCTTCCGAACGCCGGCGGAGCTGGCTTCCGTCCTGCGTGGCAACGACATGCGACTCTACGACCTCATCTGGAAGCGCACCGTCGCATCGCAGATGGCCGATGCCAAGGGCCAGACCGCCTCAGTGACGATCGAGGCTTCGCTGACCGAAGGCGACAACTCCGGTACTGTGGCCGAATTCTCGGCCAGTGGAACGGTGATCACGTTCCGCGGCTTCCTCCACGCCTACGAAGAAGGCCGGGATGAAGAGCGGAACGCGACGACGGAGCCGACCGAGTCCAAGCTTCCTCCGCTCGAGGCGGGCCAGAAACTGGAAGTGGTGGATGTCGAGGCGAAGGGCCACGAAACCACTCCGCCGCCGCGCTACACAGAGGCGAGCCTGGTGAAGACGCTCGAAGAGCTGGGTGTCGGCCGACCGTCCACCTACGCGTCGATCATCTCGACGATCGTCGACCGAGGGTACGTGACACCGCGAGGCCAGGCGCTCGTTCCCAGCTGGGTCGCGTTCTCCGTGGTCCGGCTGCTCGAAGACTATTTCGGCGAACTGGTCGAATACGACTTCACCGCCGAGATGGAGGACGACCTCGACCGCATCGCCGGGGGAGAAGCCGAGCGGAACGACTGGCTCAACAGCTTCTACTTCGGAAGCGATAAGCACAAGGGCCTCCGTCAGGTCATCGACAACCTGGGCGACATCGACGCGCGAACGATCAACTCCATCCGCATCAATGACGACATCACTCTCCGCATCGGCAAGTACGGCCCCTATCTCGAGATCGTTGAGCCCGGCGCCGCCGAAGGCGCCACACCGCGCCGGGTGAACATCCCGCAAGACCTCGCTCCCGACGAACTCACGCCTGCAAAAGCGCTCGAACTGATCGATGCGCCGGTGCAGACCGATCGGATTCTCGGCGTGAACCCGGCGAACGGTAAGCAGGTCGTCGCAAAAGACGGCCGGTTCGGCCCCTACGTCACCGAGCTTGAACCAGAGGAGCCCGAAGCGCTGAACGTTGACGGCGCGAGCGTCGACCCCGAGACCGGCGAGATCGTCGAGGCTCCGGCGCGTGCCGCCGTCAAGTCGAAGAAGGCCGTCGCCAAGAAGGCAACGGCGTCGAAGCCGCGTACCGCGTCGCTCTTCAAGTCCATGGATCTTGCGACGATCGATATGGATACGGCCATGCAGCTATTGGACCTTCCGCGGGTTGTCGGGGCCGACCCGACCACGGGCGACGAGATCCAGGCTCAGAACGGTCGCTACGGCCCATACCTGAAGAAGGGTACGGACACCCGCTCGCTGACTGCGGAAGACGAGATCTTCTCGATTGACCTCGCAGGCGCACTCGACCTGTTCGCGCAGCCCAAATACGGCGCGCGGCGAGCGTCGAGCGCTCTCAAGGAATTCGAAGCTGACCCGGTGAGCGGCAAGCCGATCAAAATCAAAGACGGGCGTTTCGGACCCTATGTGACCGACGGCGTGACCAACGCGACGATCCCCAAGAGCGAAATGGTCGAAGAGGTCGACTTCGAACGCGCGGTGCAGCTGCTGGCCGACAAGCGGGCAAAGGGACCAGCCAAGAAACCCGCGGCCAAGAAGGCGACCACGACCAGGAAAACGCCTGCCAAGAAGGCGGCCATCACACGTAAGGCATCGACCGCCACGTGAGCGAACGGAACGACCAGGGCCTGTTCATCACGCTCGAAGGCGGTGACGGTTCGGGAAAATCGACTCAGGCGCAACTGCTTTCCGACTGGCTGCGCGAACACGGAAGGACCGTCGTCAGAACGCGCGAACCCGGCGGAACCGACGTCGGCGTCGAAATCCGCGAGATCGTCCTGCATCACCGCGGTGACATCGCACCGCGGGCAGAGGCGCTTCTCTACGCAGCAGATCGCGCCCACCACATCGAAACGTTCGTCCGCCCGGCTCTCGCACGAGGCGAAGTCGTCATCCAGGACCGATACCTCGATTCGTCAGTGGCCTATCAGGGCGTCGGGCGCGTCCTCGACCCGACAGAGATCCGCAACCTCTCCCTCTGGGCGGCCGAAGGTCTCCTGCCCGACCTCACCATCCTTCTCGACCTCGACGAGACCGTCGCTCGTACGCGACTGGACAGCGCGCGGACCCGCTACGATCGCCTCGAAGCCGAGAAGGCTGAGTTCCACGCCCGCGTGCGGGCCGCCTACCTCGGGCTCGCGGCAGACGAGCCGGGACGGTTCCTGGTTCTCGACGCCGCACAGCCGGTCGGCGAGATCGCTGCCGCGATCCGCGAGCGCGTCGACACACTCCTCTGATGCTCCTGTGGACGGCGTCAGCGACGTCGGCGGCAGACGATAGCCTTGGACAATGGCAGTGTGGGACGACCTGACAGGTCAGGCTGAAGCCATTGCCATCTTCGAGGCAGCGGCAAGCGCGCGAGACGGCGGCGCTATGACGCATTCGTGGCTCATCACCGGGCCGCCGGGATCGGGGCGGTCCAACCTCGCCTTCGCGTTTGCCGCCGCCCTGCTCAGTCCGGGCGACCCCGAAGGCGACCTCGCCACCCGTCGTCAGGTCGACGCACGAACCCACCCCGACCTCGCCGTGCTCAGCACTGAGCGCGTGATCATCTCGATCGAAGAAGTGCGCAGTCTCGTCGCGAGTTCCCAATTCTCACCATCCTCCAGCCACTATCGCGTGATGATCATCGAAGACGCCGACCGTATGAGCGAACGCACATCGAACGTGCTCCTCAAGGCGCTCGAAGAACCGCCCGAGCGCACCGTGTGGATCCTCTGCGCTCCGAGCGACGCCGACCTGATTCCGACCATCAGGTCCCGTGTGCGCACCGTCCGCCTGCGCGTTCCGAGCACGACCGACGTCGCCGAACTCATCCAGCGGCGCGACGGCGTCGACGAGGTCGTAGCGGAGCGTGCCGCCCGCGAGGCGCAGAGCCACATCGGCATGGCCCACCGGCTTGCGACCAATGCGGAAGCCCGGCGGCGGCGCGAAGAGACCATCGCGATCGCCCTCGGAATCCGATCGGTCTCCGACGCCGTGCTGGCTGCGGCCCGCCTGCTCGAGATCGCGGGGGCAGACGCCAAGGCGATCACCGAAGAGCGAGACGCAGAGGAGCGAGAGCACACACTCCGATCGCTCGGGATCGAACCGGGCGGCACGATCCCCCCGGCCCTTCGCGGTCAGCTCCGGCAGCTCGAAGAAGACCAGAAGCGTCGTGCCACGCGCAGTCTCCGAGACGGCATCGACCGCATCCTCGTCGACCTGCTCTCGCTCTATCGCGACGTCGTGATGCTGCAGCTCGGCAGCGCGAGCGAACTCGTCAACAAAGAACGTCACGACCAGCTGGTGCTTCTCAGCACGCATTCGACTCCGGCAGATACCCTCGCAGCAATGGATTCGATCGCGTCCGCGCGCGAACGCATCGACGGCAACGTCGCACCCGCACTTGCGCTGGAGGCGATGCTCGTCTCGATCGTGCGCGGGTCAGCACGATCCTGAGCGCGATCGTGAACAAGGAGAAGGCGTGACAACAGGCAAGACAATGCGGCCCGGTCGACGTGTCGGGACCCGCTGGTCGGTGCTCGCCGTCTTCACGGTCGTGGCACTGACGCTCAGCGGATGCGTCGGGCTCTTCCTGCCGTCTCAGACGCGCGCGACATCGACCCCCGTCGCCGAAGATGTCGCTGCCGACCTTCAGCCGTTCTACCAGCAGAAACTCGAGTGGACCAGCTGCGCCAGCGGCATGCAGTGCACGACAGTGAAAGCGCCGCTCGACTGGGCGAACCCGTCGGCCGGGCAGGTCAAACTCGCGCTCATCCGTCACCAGGCGACCGGGACGCGCCTCGGTTCTCTGCTGGTCAACCCGGGCGGCCCGGGCGCATCCGGCTACGACTTCATCAAGAACTCGCTCGACTTCGCAGCCGACAAGAAACTGCAGGCCTCCTACGACGTCGTCGGGTTCGATCCTCGCGGTGTCGGCCGGTCCTCGGCGGTCACCTGCTACGCGCCTGCGCAGATGGACGCCTACCTCTACGACATCACGCCCGGAGTTCGCGGGTCAGACGAATGGATCGCCAACAACGTCAGAACGGCCAAGGAATTCGGGAGCGCCTGCGCGAGCAACACCGGTGCACTGCTCGATCACGTCGACACTGTGAGTGCCGCCCACGATCTCGACCTCATGCGAGCGACACTCGGCGACAAGAAACTGAATTACCTCGGATACTCCTACGGCACCTACCTCGGCACCGTCTACGCAGGCATGTACCCGCAGAAGACGGGGCGCCTGGTACTCGACGGCGCTCTCGATCCCGCCTCGGACAACAACGACGTCACCACCATCCAGGCCAAGGGTTTCGAGAGCGCGCTCCGCGCCTACCTCGCGGACTGCCTGGCGCACGCACACTGCCCGTTCTCGGGAACAGTCGCAGACGGCATGGCGACGATCACCGACCTCCTCGCGTCAGTCGAGGCGAGTCCGATCCGCAACAGCGACGGGCGTGAGCTCGGTGCGAACACTCTGGTGACGGCCATCATCTTCCCGCTGTACGACCGCGCGAGCTGGAGGTATCTGAGCAAGATGTTCAGCTCCGTCATGCAAGGTTCCGCCTCGTTCGCCTTCCAGCTGGCCGACGCATACAACAACCGCAACGATGACGGAACCTATGCGGACAACTCCATGGAAGCCTTCACCGCGGTCAACTGCCTCGACTACAGCTACAACGCCGATCCGTCCGTCATGAAGCAGCAGGCGGCCGAACTCGCCAAGGCCGCGCCGGTGATCGGTCCCTATCTCTCCTATGGCGACATCTCGTGCGCGAACTGGCCGTACAAATCGACGCTGAAGCGCGGTCCGATCGCTGCCGCCGGCTCGGCCCCGATCCTCGTCGTGGGCACGACGAACGACCCGGCTACGCCGTATGTCTGGGCGCAGAACCTCTCCAGGGAACTCGAGAACGGCCACCTTGTGACCTACAAAGGCGAAGGGCACACCGCTTACAACAAGTCGAACTCCTGCGTGAACAACACGGTCGACGACTTCTTCGTCCACGGGACGGTGCCGGCCGAGGACCCGAAATGCTGAGCCAGCGAAAGCAACATTCGCATTTAAGTGGTGCAAGTTTGCACAGAACGCAATAATTGGGCAATGAGCGTCATCGAGGAAGAACTGGGGCTGCGCGAACGCAAGCGCCTGGCCACACGTCGTGCGATCCAGCTTGCGGCTGTGGAACTCGCCAGCAAGCGCGGGTTCGACAAAGTCACCATCGACGAGATCAGCCACCTGGCGAACGTCTCGCCGCGAACGTTCTTCAACTACTTCCCGTCGAAAGAGTCGGCGATCATCGGTGAATTGCCCGAAATGCCCGACTCGTTCACGATCGAAGAATTCGTGGAAGCGGGGCCGCATGAGCCCATCCTCGACGGCATCCGCAAACTTCTGGTCGCGGCGATCGACACGGGCGACCTCGACACCGGCGGTCCGGCGGTCGATGCCGGGGATGCTCGAACAGCGCGCGACCTGCACAACCTGCGGCGCGCGCTCCTCAAGGACAACCCGGAACTGTTCGCGCTACGGATGGCGAGCATGCATCAGTTCGAGGATGCGCTCAGTGCGGTCATCCAGCGGCGTCTCGCACACGACACGCCGGGGCTCGCCGACGACCCCGAGACGCTGCACCAGCGGGCGCGCCTTGTCACCTATGTGGCATTCGCCGGAATGCGCCACGCCTGGTCCTGCTGGGCAGACCACGGCGGTGTCGAACCCCTGGCGGATCGTCTGCGCAGTTCGTTCGAACAGCTCCAGACACTCAGCAGCGTCGTCCGCTGATCGCCGCACCGTCCGGGCCGAGCGTGTGTGCGAACGCGCCCGCGGCATCAGGTAAGCTATCTAGCTGTGCGTCGCGCTCGTAGAGCAAGGCCCACGCCGCCCTAGCTCAGTCGGCAGAGCATCTCACTCGTAATGAGAAGGTCAAGGGTTCGATTCCCTTGGGCGGCTCCAGTAGGACCCGTCCACGAAAATCGAGCTGTCTGTCTCAATCTGCGATGCAGATTGGGGTTCCGATTTCCCTGGACACCTTGATCAGCTTCGTTCGGGCGATCCACCCCGACGGTGATGCCCTTGATGCGCTGTCTGATGCGAGGCGGGTTTCTGGCCGCGTCGAGGATCAGGCGGATGCGCTGATCGGCTATTTCGTGGATCAGGCTCGCCGCGCCGGGGCTTCCTGGAGCCAGATCGGCGACAGTATGGGTGTCTCGAAACAAGCGGCTCAGCAGCGTCATGTCGCTCGCTCGGGTGAGCTGGTTGCGGGCGGAAGGCTCTTCGAGCGGTTCGCCCCACGCGCCCGCAATGCCCTGGTCGTCTCACGCCAGTTGGCGGCCGACGACGATCAGGCCACCGAGACCGAGCCTCGCCACATCATCGGCGCCCTGCTCAGTGAGCCGGACAGTGTTGCAGCCCAGGCGGTTCATGCCCTCGGCGTCAGCGACGAGAAGGTGTTCGACGCCCTACGACTCCCTCCGGTCGTCCGCCTGGAATCCGACGCCAGCGCGGAGCAGACGCGCTCGGTCCAGTTCGGTATCGAGGCGAAGAAGCTCATCGCCCGCTCGCTGGACATCGCTCTGCACTACGTCCACAACTACATCGGGACAGAGCACCTCATTCTGTCGGGCGCCACCGAGGGTCCGGCCCAAGCCGAGCTCGAGGCGCTAGGCCTCAGTAGCGCACAGCTTCGCCCGGTGATCGAGAACCTGATCGGCGCAGTGCAGGCAGCCAAGCAGTCGAAGCCCGAGTGACGCCGGCCGGCCGCCGAGCCGGCAGGGTTTGCGAGGATCTTCTCGGCAGCGATCAGGCGATGTCGCGTGAGACCGCCGCGACGATTGCCGCACCGAGGTCTGCGGGGCGGGTGAACTGGGGCCAGTGCCCTGTCGGCAGGTCTATCAGCTCGACGTCGTGCATCCGCGACAACTCCGCGACGAAAGGTACGCCTCCGTCAATCCACTGTCGAAGCTGCTGCGTCGAGAACTCGCAGGCGATGACCGTCGACGGCACGTCGTATCGCCGGGCGTTGTGAAGGTGCTGCCGGTCGGTCATCACCCGATACGGCTCGGGCACGGCGCGGGCGCGGAAGTTCGCGCGCAGATCGTCGGTGAGATCGATGACGTCCTCGGGCTCGAACGCATCCCACTCGGGAAGCGGCACGCTGTCGCCGACGGGGGCGTAGTCGTCTGTGACGAAACCGCCTTCGCCGAGGGGCACGCTGTCGACGTAGATGGCGCGTGCGACGCGGTCGGGACGCGCATCCGCCGCCGCATGGATCATCGCGCCCGCGCCGGAATGACCGACGAGAACCACTGGGGCGGTCGCAGCATCGATCGCGGCGGTGACGGCGTCGACGTGGTCGCGCAGCCCGATGCCGCTGCGGTCGGCGTCGACGGACTCGAGTCCAGGCAGGGTGAGCGCTTGCACGTCATGACCTGCGTCCACCAGTGTCGGCGACACCCCCGACCAGGAGGACGCGTCGAGCCAGAAGCCGGGAACCAGGATGATGTTCATGCCCGCGA
It encodes the following:
- a CDS encoding TadA family conjugal transfer-associated ATPase, translated to MSSPTSGSSPGVPFVPHAPASRQPPDRGVIDWSQFGPLAPHVAREGVTDLFVNGAELWCDGESGIQRLDGWSADERATRDLAVRLIGLGGRHIDEATPAVDVRLAGGVRVHAVLPPISTSGTLLSIRIPRRERFTLDDLVSAGSATSSQAAILRSAVAQRLNLLVTGAAGAGKTTLLAAMLAEASPDERIVVIEDVAELRIHHPHVVGVQSRQSNLEGAGSVGLQQLVREALRMRPDRLVLGECRGAEVQELLSALNTGHDGGAGTLHANSLSDVPARLEALGALAGMSDRSIARQAVSAIGLVIHVARIDGMRRIAGFGRFRADGRSRLALDELRMPDAN
- a CDS encoding type II secretion system F family protein; its protein translation is MRTDRAQRRPEIDRLATLAETLATLLEAGIGPAPAWSYLAESTDDPFAASVGRGITSGDTVVCAIMSGRDDPPPRVREARAALAAVWWVATESGSPLADCLRACGESFHRQGDTERDIAVALAGPVLTARMVSFLPLVGLLFGMALGFDTLGTLTGNPVGWALLSGGALLMGLGAAWNRRLSHRATPSGSAPAIELELLAMALAGGAAISVAREVVADACRRFLSGGRDSVPAIERVLELSARAGIPAGALLRSEADRGRRESRSAGQAAAASLAVRLMLPLGLCVLPAFMLLGVAPLLLAIVSSTFESL
- a CDS encoding DUF4244 domain-containing protein — encoded protein: MTHKAWSRAVAALSDERGSATAEYAVATMAAVGFAGLLVVILRGDEVRQVLTDLVRRALSIDV
- a CDS encoding TadE family type IV pilus minor pilin, whose amino-acid sequence is MCDAVESTSERGSVTAEFAVVAPAIVLVLALCLGALQAVTQQLRITDAAADAARALGRGDAVETVTARARTAIGAVTLSVASEGDFICARLRSPGPAGPFGALGLTLVGRSCAVAGGL
- the topA gene encoding type I DNA topoisomerase, which codes for MPDTKKLVIVESPTKVKSIAQYLGAGYEVMASVGHIRDLIEPKNLPPELKKGSLGKFSVDVENDFEPYYVVSDQKKKTVADLKRALKDADELLLATDEDREGEAIAWHLIEVLKPKVPVRRMVFHEITREAIERARDNTREIDAALVDAQETRRILDRLYGYEVSPVLWRKVGPGLSAGRVQSAATRLVVDRERERLAFVAAGYWDLTAQLAPTSEGDRAASSFEGRLVRLSGERIATGRDFDDRGQLKSSARTLDESAASALAEAIALPSTVVAVSKVESKPYSRRPAAPFTTSTLQQEAARKLRFSARQTMSVAQSLYENGYITYMRTDSPSLSKQATDAARKQAADLYGAETVPDKPRTYAGKNKSAQEAHEAIRPSGETFRTPAELASVLRGNDMRLYDLIWKRTVASQMADAKGQTASVTIEASLTEGDNSGTVAEFSASGTVITFRGFLHAYEEGRDEERNATTEPTESKLPPLEAGQKLEVVDVEAKGHETTPPPRYTEASLVKTLEELGVGRPSTYASIISTIVDRGYVTPRGQALVPSWVAFSVVRLLEDYFGELVEYDFTAEMEDDLDRIAGGEAERNDWLNSFYFGSDKHKGLRQVIDNLGDIDARTINSIRINDDITLRIGKYGPYLEIVEPGAAEGATPRRVNIPQDLAPDELTPAKALELIDAPVQTDRILGVNPANGKQVVAKDGRFGPYVTELEPEEPEALNVDGASVDPETGEIVEAPARAAVKSKKAVAKKATASKPRTASLFKSMDLATIDMDTAMQLLDLPRVVGADPTTGDEIQAQNGRYGPYLKKGTDTRSLTAEDEIFSIDLAGALDLFAQPKYGARRASSALKEFEADPVSGKPIKIKDGRFGPYVTDGVTNATIPKSEMVEEVDFERAVQLLADKRAKGPAKKPAAKKATTTRKTPAKKAAITRKASTAT
- the tmk gene encoding dTMP kinase translates to MSERNDQGLFITLEGGDGSGKSTQAQLLSDWLREHGRTVVRTREPGGTDVGVEIREIVLHHRGDIAPRAEALLYAADRAHHIETFVRPALARGEVVIQDRYLDSSVAYQGVGRVLDPTEIRNLSLWAAEGLLPDLTILLDLDETVARTRLDSARTRYDRLEAEKAEFHARVRAAYLGLAADEPGRFLVLDAAQPVGEIAAAIRERVDTLL
- a CDS encoding DNA polymerase III subunit delta', translating into MAVWDDLTGQAEAIAIFEAAASARDGGAMTHSWLITGPPGSGRSNLAFAFAAALLSPGDPEGDLATRRQVDARTHPDLAVLSTERVIISIEEVRSLVASSQFSPSSSHYRVMIIEDADRMSERTSNVLLKALEEPPERTVWILCAPSDADLIPTIRSRVRTVRLRVPSTTDVAELIQRRDGVDEVVAERAAREAQSHIGMAHRLATNAEARRRREETIAIALGIRSVSDAVLAAARLLEIAGADAKAITEERDAEEREHTLRSLGIEPGGTIPPALRGQLRQLEEDQKRRATRSLRDGIDRILVDLLSLYRDVVMLQLGSASELVNKERHDQLVLLSTHSTPADTLAAMDSIASARERIDGNVAPALALEAMLVSIVRGSARS
- a CDS encoding alpha/beta hydrolase, which codes for MTTGKTMRPGRRVGTRWSVLAVFTVVALTLSGCVGLFLPSQTRATSTPVAEDVAADLQPFYQQKLEWTSCASGMQCTTVKAPLDWANPSAGQVKLALIRHQATGTRLGSLLVNPGGPGASGYDFIKNSLDFAADKKLQASYDVVGFDPRGVGRSSAVTCYAPAQMDAYLYDITPGVRGSDEWIANNVRTAKEFGSACASNTGALLDHVDTVSAAHDLDLMRATLGDKKLNYLGYSYGTYLGTVYAGMYPQKTGRLVLDGALDPASDNNDVTTIQAKGFESALRAYLADCLAHAHCPFSGTVADGMATITDLLASVEASPIRNSDGRELGANTLVTAIIFPLYDRASWRYLSKMFSSVMQGSASFAFQLADAYNNRNDDGTYADNSMEAFTAVNCLDYSYNADPSVMKQQAAELAKAAPVIGPYLSYGDISCANWPYKSTLKRGPIAAAGSAPILVVGTTNDPATPYVWAQNLSRELENGHLVTYKGEGHTAYNKSNSCVNNTVDDFFVHGTVPAEDPKC
- a CDS encoding TetR family transcriptional regulator, with the protein product MSVIEEELGLRERKRLATRRAIQLAAVELASKRGFDKVTIDEISHLANVSPRTFFNYFPSKESAIIGELPEMPDSFTIEEFVEAGPHEPILDGIRKLLVAAIDTGDLDTGGPAVDAGDARTARDLHNLRRALLKDNPELFALRMASMHQFEDALSAVIQRRLAHDTPGLADDPETLHQRARLVTYVAFAGMRHAWSCWADHGGVEPLADRLRSSFEQLQTLSSVVR
- a CDS encoding Clp protease N-terminal domain-containing protein; amino-acid sequence: MGGSSRTRPRKSSCLSQSAMQIGVPISLDTLISFVRAIHPDGDALDALSDARRVSGRVEDQADALIGYFVDQARRAGASWSQIGDSMGVSKQAAQQRHVARSGELVAGGRLFERFAPRARNALVVSRQLAADDDQATETEPRHIIGALLSEPDSVAAQAVHALGVSDEKVFDALRLPPVVRLESDASAEQTRSVQFGIEAKKLIARSLDIALHYVHNYIGTEHLILSGATEGPAQAELEALGLSSAQLRPVIENLIGAVQAAKQSKPE